A window of Clostridia bacterium genomic DNA:
GAATAAATCACAGGATTGATCTTTCTTAAGTCATAAAAATCAAGCTTAGATATATCTTCACGAACATTGACTTTTTTGATTTCGGCGAAGTATGTGTGCGTAACACCTAGTTCAACTGTTTTTAAGAGCTTGCATTCATAGCTAAAAACAGAATTGGCGATAAGCGGCACATCCAAAACATTGCCCTTAACAATTGGAAGCTCAATTACCTTATTTTTATTGGCAGTTGCGCTGTTTTTGCTTTCTGCAAAAGGAAGCAGTTCAGGCGTAACGACTGTAGCTGATAGAAGTCCTGTTCTTTCTATATTGCTTTTGGTACGCTTTGTACCTTGAATGCTAATAATCAAACAAGCAGGAGCGCCATTGGTATAGCTGATCCAAGAAATAGGCGCAAATCTATGATTGC
This region includes:
- a CDS encoding flavin reductase is translated as MLKPEYNTPCFFTQQVFLIGTYDPDGNHRFAPISWISYTNGAPACLIISIQGTKRTKSNIERTGLLSATVVTPELLPFAESKNSATANKNKVIELPIVKGNVLDVPLIANSVFSYECKLLKTVELGVTHTYFAEIKKVNVREDISKLDFYDLRKINPVIYSPDNYFTVGNHIGRIGDYSKG